Below is a window of Candidatus Delongbacteria bacterium DNA.
CAGTCTTATAAAAATTGCTCAAGAATTTAAAGAACCTTGCGATGTTTATCTGATAGCTACTGATACTATTTTATCTCCTTTGTGTGCAGAGTATATTCAAAAATGGTTTGAGAAATTCCAAAAGCCTTTTATTTCAAAAATTCATTTCAGAAAGTCGAAGGAGTTTATCATCGAAGACCTGCAAATTAAGGAGAAAGAAGCTTTTGAGAAGAAAGGCTTGACCAATTTATTCAATCGTATTAATTGCATCGCTGCAAATTACTGGGACAATATAGTTTTTAATATCACAGGAGGCTATAAAGCTTTAATACCTTATATGACCATTGCAGCGCAAATTAATAATCTTCCAGTTTTTTATAATTTTCAGGAAAATAATAATGAACGTTTTGATTTATTACGCATCCCAAATATACCGATAAATGTTGATTTTTCGCTCTTTGACAAATACTGGAGCGAGATTGATCAAGTTACGAAAACAGGAATTAGAATTAGGTCGCATCAGTTTGAAAAGGATTTGAATAGTATTTTAGAGGTCGAAGGAGAAAATATGATGTTATCAAGCCTAGGATCGGTGCTTTGGGAAAATTACAGATCTAAATTCTTTCTTTTCTATTGTCCCGATGATGTTTACTTGGAAATCGAAAAAACTCCAGAGATATTGAAAATCATGCAGGAAGATTTTTGCAGGGAAGAACTCCGGTTAAATAATATTAATCCCGAACCTAATGAACACAAATTTACCTATAAACGGCCAAGATCGGTGCAAAGGATTTATTATTTCTTAAATGACGAAAGGTATCCGATTTTGTACAAAGTGTTTAATAATCATGATGACCATGAGAGGTTTTTTAAAAATATTCAATTTACTCAAGAATATAAAATTCAAGTTATTAATGAATCAAAAATTAGAAAATTAGAAATCATAAGAAAATAGATATGATTAAATTAGATCAACCAACTTATCATGATTTTGTTGCTAATATTAAACGGCGCATACGATTAGCACAGTATGAAGCACTAAAGTATGTTAATAAAGAACAAATCCAGTTGAATTGGGACATTGGAAAAATGATAATTGCTAAGCAAGAAGAGCATGGTTGGGGAAAGTCCATCGTGGAAAAATTGTCACGTGATTTACAAAATGAATTTCAAGGTCAAACGGGATGGTCAAGTAATAACTTATGGCGAATGCGTAAATTTTATTTAATTTATCGAGATTCGCAAATACTTGCACCATTGGTGCAAGAAATTGGATGGACCCATAATATTATTATTATGGAAAAATGCAAAGAGAATTTGGAGAGAGAATTCTATATACGAATGACCATAAAATATGGTTGGACAAAAAATATTTTAATTAATCAAATAGAAGGAAATTCTTATTCTTTTTATTTGACTAATCAGACAAATTTTGAACAGACAATCCCGGAAAAGTATCGTAATCAAGCAATTCTGGCATTTAAAGATGAATATCAATTCGGTTTTCTGAACCTATCAGATAAACATTCTGAACATGAACTTGAAACAGCATTGATAAATAATATCCGAAATTT
It encodes the following:
- a CDS encoding DUF1016 family protein, with amino-acid sequence MIKLDQPTYHDFVANIKRRIRLAQYEALKYVNKEQIQLNWDIGKMIIAKQEEHGWGKSIVEKLSRDLQNEFQGQTGWSSNNLWRMRKFYLIYRDSQILAPLVQEIGWTHNIIIMEKCKENLEREFYIRMTIKYGWTKNILINQIEGNSYSFYLTNQTNFEQTIPEKYRNQAILAFKDEYQFGFLNLSDKHSEHELETALINNIRNFLIEMGGDFCFIGNQYRVKDIEEDDYSVDLLLFHRRLHSLVAIDLKIGDFMPEYAGKMQYYLNLLNDKVKLPEENPSIGIIICKSKKRTRVDYALRSSNLPIGVATYSLTNKLPQQFDGLLPSPERIAESIKYIK